In one Corallococcus sp. EGB genomic region, the following are encoded:
- a CDS encoding CARDB domain-containing protein, with the protein MTPAQAAIGVTTVTAPATIPNPNSIFTVTYALNGSSTLASAQMRFYLATSPQGTSNRVLMSSQQILLGRAGTGLYLPPAGTQSASFSRATVQAAAQTVLDQAAAACAPQLYYIQVEADLSSRWGDDTLIGTTKLPDFYFTAGTLTPSTITPGGTVTFTADLFTACPVNAPSTIGVFLADANFNLLSYIGGISVGTGAGTFSVAPTAITFSTAIEPGTYYLVLVADVDGVIAESNENNNQGAFTLQVVASQPLTVRDSASALESDLPGPVRADIEQYAPTIGFVDGYASLSR; encoded by the coding sequence GTGACTCCGGCCCAGGCGGCGATTGGGGTCACGACGGTCACCGCCCCCGCGACGATTCCCAACCCCAACTCCATCTTCACGGTGACGTACGCCCTGAATGGGAGCAGCACGCTGGCTTCAGCACAGATGCGGTTCTACCTGGCGACCAGCCCGCAGGGGACCTCGAACCGGGTCTTGATGAGCTCGCAGCAGATCCTGCTCGGACGGGCCGGAACAGGGCTCTACCTCCCGCCTGCGGGCACCCAGTCGGCGTCCTTCTCCAGGGCCACGGTCCAGGCGGCTGCGCAGACCGTGCTGGATCAGGCCGCGGCCGCGTGCGCTCCGCAACTCTATTACATCCAGGTCGAGGCGGACCTTTCGTCCCGGTGGGGCGACGACACGCTGATTGGCACCACCAAGCTCCCGGACTTCTACTTCACGGCCGGGACGCTGACGCCCTCGACCATCACGCCGGGTGGCACCGTCACCTTCACGGCGGACCTCTTTACCGCCTGCCCCGTGAATGCCCCGTCCACGATCGGGGTCTTCCTGGCGGACGCCAACTTCAACCTGCTCAGCTACATCGGTGGGATTTCCGTGGGCACGGGCGCGGGGACGTTCTCCGTCGCGCCCACGGCCATCACGTTCTCGACGGCCATCGAGCCGGGGACGTACTACCTGGTCCTCGTGGCGGACGTGGATGGGGTCATCGCGGAGAGCAACGAGAACAACAACCAGGGTGCCTTCACCTTGCAGGTCGTCGCGAGTCAGCCGTTGACGGTGCGGGACTCGGCCAGCGCGCTGGAGTCCGACCTGCCCGGTCCGGTCCGCGCGGACATCGAACAGTACGCCCCGACGATTGGGTTCGTGGACGGCTACGCTTCGTTGTCGCGCTGA
- a CDS encoding lipoxygenase family protein translates to MTVDYTLTIRTSSKLGAGTNAAISVVLVGTQGESQPQLLDKRFHNDFEAGAVDAYVVKAQDLGDLLLLRFSNAGGGIGGDWLLDSVTVTSPGKYWFFPYYRWVLARTTADVLEGTARLPQHVQHERERAARSELLQARQRMYPWRPAEATAGLPGALDVTPSRPLPKDELYRGLVDGSYEVVIAKTLAAIKLHMPVLSKAWHGLVDIFDFFKGIELPSIARRWQDDFEFARQAVQGISPVHIQSIIALPEGMPVTDDALKGQLSPGVTLQQALEEKRVFLLDFEILGDVPMFKKTDKAGVEERRWAPASRCLLYLDDTQQLRPIAIQLGRDPEQDPVFTPNDSPHDWLAAKIYLRCSEGNAHQMVGHALRTHFVAEPFVMATMRNLPDPHPVYKLLRRHFRYTLAINEGARKGLLAEGGVFDDLIATGGPDQGHLFLGRKGYKAWKLADNKPRPDIERRGVLDPAVLPHYPYRDDALLLWDALEEYVGGVLGAFYKSDEDLVRDADMQRWWKDLTEHGLPVDKLPCAELKRVSDLADILTTVLFTVSVQHAAVNYLQYEHYAFVPNAPLCMRQPPPRQKGALGEKDIEAMIPSKTQMLWQVAVGRALSSFGDDEEYLLHEGGWREDYFQEPELIAIRDRFHSRLRAQCEAVKARNAKVAVPYTVLQADRIPCGITV, encoded by the coding sequence ATGACTGTCGATTACACGCTGACGATTCGCACGAGCTCGAAGCTCGGCGCCGGAACGAACGCGGCCATCTCCGTGGTGCTGGTGGGCACCCAGGGTGAGAGTCAGCCGCAGCTGTTGGACAAGCGCTTCCACAACGACTTCGAGGCCGGAGCGGTGGATGCCTATGTCGTCAAGGCCCAGGACCTGGGAGACCTGCTGTTGCTGCGCTTCTCCAATGCGGGCGGCGGGATTGGCGGCGACTGGCTGTTGGACTCGGTGACGGTCACCTCGCCGGGGAAGTACTGGTTCTTCCCCTATTATCGGTGGGTGCTGGCCAGGACGACCGCGGACGTCCTGGAGGGCACCGCCCGGCTGCCCCAGCACGTCCAGCACGAGCGGGAGCGGGCCGCCCGGAGCGAGCTGCTCCAGGCCCGGCAGCGCATGTACCCGTGGCGTCCCGCGGAGGCGACCGCCGGCCTGCCCGGTGCGCTCGACGTCACGCCCTCGCGTCCGCTCCCCAAGGACGAGCTCTACCGGGGGCTGGTGGACGGCAGCTACGAGGTCGTCATCGCGAAGACGCTGGCGGCCATCAAGCTGCACATGCCTGTGCTGAGCAAGGCGTGGCACGGCCTCGTCGACATCTTCGACTTCTTCAAGGGCATCGAGCTGCCCAGCATCGCCCGCCGCTGGCAGGATGACTTCGAGTTCGCCCGCCAGGCCGTCCAGGGCATCAGCCCCGTCCACATCCAGTCCATCATCGCGCTGCCGGAGGGCATGCCCGTGACGGATGACGCGCTGAAGGGGCAGCTGTCGCCGGGCGTGACGCTCCAGCAGGCGCTGGAGGAAAAGCGTGTGTTCCTCCTCGACTTCGAGATCCTGGGCGACGTGCCCATGTTCAAGAAGACGGACAAGGCGGGCGTCGAGGAGCGCCGCTGGGCGCCCGCGTCCCGGTGCCTGCTGTATCTGGATGACACGCAGCAGCTGCGGCCCATCGCCATCCAGCTCGGTCGTGACCCGGAGCAGGACCCGGTGTTCACGCCCAATGACAGTCCGCACGACTGGCTGGCCGCGAAGATCTACCTGCGGTGCAGCGAGGGCAACGCGCACCAGATGGTGGGCCACGCGCTGCGCACCCACTTCGTGGCGGAGCCGTTCGTCATGGCGACGATGCGCAACCTCCCGGACCCGCACCCGGTCTACAAGCTGCTGCGCCGCCACTTCCGCTACACGCTCGCCATCAATGAGGGCGCGCGAAAGGGCCTGCTCGCGGAGGGCGGCGTGTTCGACGACCTCATCGCCACGGGCGGCCCCGACCAGGGCCACCTGTTCCTGGGCAGGAAGGGGTACAAGGCCTGGAAGCTCGCGGACAACAAGCCGCGCCCGGACATCGAGCGGCGCGGCGTGCTCGACCCGGCGGTGCTCCCGCACTACCCGTACCGTGACGACGCGCTGCTCCTGTGGGACGCGCTCGAGGAGTACGTCGGAGGGGTGCTGGGGGCCTTCTACAAGTCCGACGAGGACCTGGTGCGCGACGCCGACATGCAGCGCTGGTGGAAGGACCTCACCGAGCACGGCCTGCCCGTGGACAAGCTCCCGTGCGCGGAGCTGAAGCGCGTGTCCGACCTCGCGGACATCCTCACCACGGTGCTCTTCACGGTGAGCGTCCAGCACGCGGCGGTGAACTATCTCCAGTACGAGCACTACGCCTTCGTGCCCAACGCGCCGCTGTGCATGCGCCAGCCTCCGCCGCGGCAAAAGGGTGCCCTGGGGGAGAAGGACATCGAAGCGATGATTCCCTCCAAGACGCAGATGCTCTGGCAGGTGGCGGTGGGCCGCGCGCTGTCCAGCTTCGGGGACGACGAGGAGTACCTGCTCCACGAGGGAGGCTGGCGCGAGGACTACTTCCAGGAGCCGGAGCTCATCGCCATCCGCGACCGCTTCCACTCCCGCCTGCGCGCGCAGTGCGAGGCCGTGAAGGCACGCAACGCGAAGGTCGCGGTGCCCTACACCGTCCTGCAGGCCGACCGCATCCCCTGCGGCATCACCGTCTAG
- a CDS encoding cytochrome P450 encodes MPNALSRGLFNLFFGAKRKPFASLPGPPPGILGTAGDFLGASPWDVCARYGREYGGVTLIWMGPNPGLVLNDPALIAEVYESPRRMEFEKGNISEQIRPSTTDDTAFTAELRGDWVQKRALEPGAQPWASEWLAEQVGPMQAAISESVDALLKQGDIDFTPALRRLTFDAFSVASVGEKLPEQVFEDFMLLARAADARIQSKLPLKFVKPPKDFEAVKARFYGHFVDRIREARKRQDPHAVDVMSRYLRETPGIDDQVLAHMLGGTYFGGAFSSSVTLVGAFHQLNKYPDADSRLAAEAASLVADGPLTFGKLEAAKWVEAVAYEALRILPAVRVMTRTPSKDAELAGVTLPAGAMIMISNQHLHRDPKHWEAPDTFKPERWLDGGTARDPLGSGYFFPFGRGPRACVGADFAMTYLKTALATIASRVKVQLDSTEPFEEGFFFGVVLPKGVTGKLVARAAPSSQGMRARSA; translated from the coding sequence GTGCCCAACGCCCTCTCTCGTGGCCTCTTCAACCTGTTCTTCGGCGCGAAGCGTAAGCCGTTCGCGTCGCTGCCCGGTCCCCCGCCGGGGATCCTCGGCACCGCCGGGGACTTCCTGGGGGCTTCTCCCTGGGACGTCTGCGCCCGCTATGGCCGCGAGTACGGCGGCGTCACGCTCATCTGGATGGGGCCCAATCCCGGGCTGGTGCTCAACGATCCGGCGCTCATCGCGGAGGTCTACGAGTCCCCGCGCCGGATGGAGTTCGAGAAGGGGAACATCAGCGAGCAGATCCGCCCGTCCACGACGGACGACACGGCCTTCACGGCGGAGCTGCGCGGGGACTGGGTCCAGAAGCGCGCGCTGGAGCCCGGCGCGCAGCCCTGGGCCTCGGAGTGGCTGGCGGAGCAGGTGGGCCCCATGCAGGCAGCCATCTCCGAGTCCGTGGATGCGCTGCTGAAGCAGGGGGACATCGACTTCACGCCGGCGCTGCGCCGGCTGACGTTCGACGCGTTCTCGGTGGCTTCAGTGGGGGAGAAGCTGCCGGAGCAGGTGTTCGAGGACTTCATGCTGCTCGCGAGGGCGGCGGACGCGCGCATCCAGTCGAAGCTGCCGCTGAAGTTCGTGAAGCCACCCAAGGACTTCGAGGCGGTGAAGGCGCGCTTCTACGGGCACTTCGTGGACCGGATCCGCGAGGCTCGCAAGCGGCAGGACCCGCATGCCGTGGACGTCATGTCCCGCTACCTGCGGGAGACGCCGGGCATTGATGATCAGGTGTTGGCGCACATGCTCGGGGGCACCTATTTCGGCGGGGCGTTCTCCTCCAGCGTGACGTTGGTGGGAGCGTTCCACCAGCTCAACAAGTACCCCGACGCTGACTCGCGCCTCGCCGCGGAGGCCGCTTCCCTGGTGGCGGATGGGCCGCTGACGTTCGGGAAGCTGGAGGCCGCGAAGTGGGTGGAGGCGGTGGCGTATGAGGCGCTGCGCATCCTGCCGGCGGTCCGGGTGATGACGCGCACGCCGTCGAAGGATGCGGAGCTGGCCGGGGTCACGTTGCCCGCGGGGGCGATGATCATGATCTCGAACCAGCACCTGCACCGCGACCCGAAGCACTGGGAGGCCCCGGACACGTTCAAGCCGGAGCGCTGGCTCGACGGAGGAACGGCACGGGACCCGCTGGGGAGCGGCTACTTCTTCCCGTTTGGCCGGGGACCGCGCGCGTGCGTGGGCGCGGACTTCGCGATGACGTACCTGAAGACGGCGCTCGCGACGATTGCGTCCCGCGTGAAGGTGCAGCTCGACTCGACGGAACCCTTCGAGGAGGGCTTCTTCTTCGGTGTGGTGCTGCCCAAGGGCGTCACCGGGAAGCTCGTCGCGCGAGCCGCCCCGTCATCCCAGGGCATGCGCGCCCGGAGCGCCTGA